aaaatatttatttatatatttaatttaattctttgtaattaatatatattattactatagagttatctttaaatagtaaagactagtcttaacttgtttatatttttttaactattaaatatatatatttaatagatctgGCTCTTTAaacttaagtctagtattgataatagttctatattaactatatctctataataacaGTAGTCTAGTATTGACAGtagttctatattaactatatctctataataacagtagtctagtattaatagtaattctatattaactatatctctataacaataataatttagtattaatagtagtctagtatcgATAGAAGTCTTATAATGACTCCCGTCTTATAAGAccataatctaataataatggaaatcgaagaacaactttagattagtaatCCTTGAAACGTGGTCCACTAACTGGTCTTAGACTTAACAACAAAGCCCCGGGCgtaatatatagctatttattaataaagtagaACTggattattaataattttataaagattctTTACTTTATAGTTAGTTTTCtagttattaaatagtattttttagACTTTAGaggattttattttcttagatatttaatttaaaaatagtttctagaactatttctataaaagaagatatattttcatCAGAGATTCTTAGAAGTAAAgaaatatctctattaaataattagaataataatactaataatatttttagatagtTAAAAAGAAGAATTAGAATTGTTAGtagaatatctactagttaaaatagagaatctattaactagataaaaatacGTAGGTAAAGtactagataatagatactagagatagaagattaaTTCTTGATTTTCTACTAATAACTAcagtattaatttatagctaagGACCCctaagattctctatatacAATAATCAATCCTTCTAATGGGGCCACTGTATATTATtagaaagataatagatatagacaCCGAAGACGCCGTTCAGCCACCGGGATATCTATACACCTGGGACAGGGTATACTGTACAGTCACCTTGCATGATCATTATCATTTCTGTGACACTATCATTGACTGGATAGTAGAACAAATACAAagaagactgattcttgTCCCTTTTTCCTATGTCTTCAGCAGCGCTTAAATAGCTCAAGAATTCTTCTCTTTTAGGAAGTTCTTTCCCTTAGAATCCCAACCGAATAGTCGGTGAATCCTTTAATTAGAAAAAGGGCCAAAAAGCCAAGGCGTTAATCTCCCTGAGGCTGGTTCAGAACTGCAAAGGGAGCTGGGGTGTATGTAGGTTGAGCAGGGGTTAGCAGGCCCGGGGGTTCTGTATGTCCTACGGGCCGATTCTGTATCGGCTCCGTGACaattttttataacttaGAAGATCTCGCTgtatagctatatataaagagtaaaaaacactgaatttaaaaaagactattaatctattatatattttacaCTTACTCAAATACTATGACTTTAGatctctttatcttctttagAGTTAATACTCTAGTAACTACtgagattatatatattctttttaaataaagaaaaatatcctctatttctaaatataattgTAAATGTTCTCTTATAAgttttaatactataaaagactattattttaagtAGAACTTTGTATAGCAACTAGAAATgttattattaaagataCTTTGAAAATATTCTGCAATTTTCTCAGTATTCTGTTGATAGATAATGGCATAGAAACAAGTCTAGTGTAGGTTTTCTTTACTAAAGCTTTCTAACAGAAAGAATAGAACAATTGTTGTCTGAATATTTTAGACTATAGTATTTCTAGAGAATTCATATAAATGTTCATGTCTACTCTTCGAACCAGCAGAAGAAGTCTAATCAATCTAGTCTAATAATAAACATCAAGAATGGAggccaaaacaaaaaagtATTGACAGCGAATGTATATCTAGGATTTCTGTCCTTGACAAAGACAACGAGCGTATATATAAATGTATGTACTTGAAAGAATCGCCAGTTGCAAACAGAGCCGATGATGGTCTATATCTAGCTATCGATAGGGATCATGGATAGTTGAGTTTCTTTACAGAGTAGCCACGAATGCAAAGACAGCAACCAGAGCACCGAAGACGGAGCCCGAGACGGAGCTGGCACCGCCCGTAGCaaggatggaagaagaagaagcagaggcGCCAGAGTTGGTTGAGGAAGAGTCCGAAGAGGACTTGCCAGAGTTGGTCGACGAAGAGTCCGAAGAGCTACCAGCGCTGGTGGAAGTAGCGGAGGAACCGCTAGCGGTCTTGGTGAATTTAGGGTAGGCCGAGCCGCTAGCAGAAGCGCTGGAGTAGTAGGCAGCAGCGGAGGAGTTGGACGGACGGAATCCCTTGCCGACGGTGAAGCCAGGGGTAGTAGAGGGAGCAGCACTAGACACGATTCCGGACGACGAAGGGTTCACAGCAGCGGAGCTAGAGGGAACAGCAGAGCCGACGGGAGTCGCGGAGCCAGCAGCGGAGCTAGAAGCGGAAGCAGATGGGCGAGTGCTGTTAGAGCAAGACAAGTCGAACAATGGGGTGGTGCTCAGAGTGCTGCCGACCACACCGAAGCTGGGGTTAGGGGTGGTGGGGTTGGCGTCTTGGAGGATGTACCACCAGGTGTTGGTCTCGTCGAACAAGGGGCATCCGACCTCGTCCCAGTAGGTCTTCGCGTTGGCGGGGGAAGCGACGCCGAGGTTCTGAGTGCTTCCGCTGACGGGCCAGCCGGTTTCGGTGATCCAAACTTCCTTGCCCTTAGCGACCGCCTTAGTCTTAGCCACAGAGTCGTCGAAGAGTGCCTTGGCGTCCGAGATGGAATTGGACATGCTGCTCTGGAAGTAAGGATAACCGTCGAAACCCAACCAGTCGACGGCGTCAATGACGGCCGAATTGGAGCCGTTAGTCCAGGCGGTCCAGGTGTCGACATGACCGATGGGGACGCTGCTCAGGGCGGTGCCAGAGATGATCGACCGGACCTCCTTGATAAACGAGACCAGGTCGTCGGGGCCAATTCCAATGCCGGCATTGACCTTCTCACCCTCGGACGAGGCACGGTAGAGATCTTCACTACCAACGGAAATACCCACGACCAATTTGGCGAAGGAGTCACCGTACTGGGAGATGGCCGACCTGAGGGCGGCCAACTCGTTGTCcataccaccaccagaggCCCAAAGACCCAGCAACAAGGATGTATTTTCGGCAATGGCAGCGGGAATGGCGGAGATAGGGGAGTTGGTAGTGCCACCTTGCTGCGTGATAGTCAGTATTCCCATTCCTGCTTGATTATCAAATCACTCACGATCATGGTGTACAATCTAGCACTGGTGAAGCCCGAAGTGCCGACCAGATTCTTCGCAGTGGAGAACTCCGATTCGAAATCGGACTGAGACTTGACGCTGCCATCCGACTTGGTAGCACCGTAGTTGAAGCCCTTGTAGGCGGCCTCGGACGTAGCGAGCGACAGGGCGAAGGCAAGAAGGTGTGTCAATTGCATTTTGACGATGAAGTAAAGACTGTAGGATGGTTtcaaaaaaacaaaaaaaggaaagtcaGACTAAAAAGAAGGAACGAACTTGAGGACAAAAAACCCAAGTTCAAGCGAGATATGAAgtagaaagagagaaggagatgaagatggaagagagagggaaaagacgCAGCAGAAGAATTAAACCAGATGGAGGCAAAAATCGATGTGGTTCTAGACTTACAGTGGGTCCGATGGGCCTCGGCACTTTGGATTGGCTGCCTATTCAGTGCTTGTCTTGGGAACTCAAGCTGATTGGATCCAAAGATAGAATTCTACCAAATTAGGTCCATCAGATCCAGGGGATATCCTGATCGGTGGCACTGAGGTGACCAATCGGAATGGAGCGTTGTAATTTGATTTCTCCGCGACACGTACGTCCCTGAATCAATTCGAACAACCCCTGACGGGAGATTCACCCTGACACCGTCCTTGGGATAGATATTCTGTTCTCAAAACCTGGATCACTCTGTCAATGCTAACATGGATATCCGCACGGTTCCATGGACGGACTCTAAACTCGGATAGGGACGCCGGCACTAATCGGACACTAACTGGTCTTCTAGACCGACCTTTCATTAGTGAGTGGGTTGGCAGCTATTCTTAGTCCGAGTCTAATGGGAATAGTGCCATCTGGGATATTAATTGTTATTACCActtactatttatatatcttcattATGATGGCCACGGATATACAATTTCTTCTATCTAATAATGTCAAAAGGGGTTGTAATCCATCAATTACTACACACCAGTTCAGGGACACCAGTTCAGGGGACGGATTCAATAGCTCTTCTAGACATGTCTATCAATAGCCACCAGTCGATTCAACTGTCCATTTCACCCCTGCCCCACATGTTTTGAACTGCTTTCAATAACTATTCTCAGATCTCTCATCCATTACTCTATCCATCTCAAAGAAATTTATATCGTTACTGCTTGATATATGATGTCAGGGGGAGCACTGAAGCCGTTATCGGATTGGCAGTTACAGAGCCTAGCTTCAATCTAAATTATTCTTGAACAATATCTTTGCATGGCGTGTCTACTCGAAGGGAGTGTCGTTGCATTCACATACAGTTAACTACACTGTTCAGCACAGCAAAGAGTCGATCTATTGGAAAAGTGATTGCTATTTATAGACTGCCGGCCGTATATTATATCCCCCTTATCATACGGAGGCATCTCTGAATGTGATTACCAAACATTGATTACATGAAATATTAAATACAAACTAATCCTGCTCATCAACATGCACAGTCCGAATCCGTCCTTTCATATAGTCCTCCATCTTCAATAACGGCGATTCAACAATGACTCTACCATCCGTCAGTAACCAACTATTCGGATCCTTCCGCGCCTTCAACGCAGAACACGGCCACGGCCATTTACCAGCTCCCGCCAAGTTCCGATCACTAATCGACACATGGATCGTCTCATTAGTGATCCCCGAGTCCACAGGCTTATAAGCAAGAGGTGTCCGCTTCGAAACACCACCCAGAACCCCCTCAAGAGACCGAGTGAAACTCCACTTCCCCGTCTTCCCCAAACTCGTCGCCCACGGGGTAACCCCAATCTCCAACggacgaggaggaatatCAAACAAATATCCATCAATATCGAAACTCAACTGCCCATCCTTCATACACTGCGCGATCATCCACGCCAACGTAATATTCGAAAGTCGAGGATCatcccctccacccccaacaTCCGTATGCACCCCGGAGAACCAAACCTGCAACAGTTCCTGCCCGTGGCTCTTCTGCGGAAGATTCCACAACGTAGGCTGGTACGCCGTTCGCTCCTCATCGAGCGCCAACGCATGAAACGCATACCGAACATTCTCGGAGAGAATCGTATTCCGGAACTCGAGCTTCTCGCCTATCCATCCTCCCAACCAGGTCTGGTGGAAGGCGACCGTGTCCCAAACCCCGATGATCTCCACAGTAAATTGCGGGAGGGGATCTCGGAATCCGAGTGCTCGTCGCTGCTCAGGCGTATAATCGTCGGCTTTCTTATGGTAGAAATCCTCGTACACGGTTGGGAAGTTGTCCATTCCTCGTCGTGTTAGTAGGCCCCATTGGCAGACTAGACCTGCTACAGCGCGTGCGGTGTATGCGCCGCGTGAGAAGCCAAAGAAGTAGATCTTGTCGCCTTCGTTGTAGTTGTCGACTAGGAAGCCGTATGCTGCGCGGACGTTGGCGCTTAGGCCTAGTCCTGCTACGCCTGtagataatattagactGGCTAATAGGCCATGTGGAAGaactgaaaaagaaaaggacggAACTTCTTCTAGAAGGAGGAAAGCGAAGGGCTCAGACATACCACCCCAGTATTTATCTCCCAAGCCAGTTCCTACACCCTTCTGATAGTAAACAATCTGGGGAATTTCGTGTTTCTGACCATTTCTCTCGACAATGGCATTTGCGCTTAAGGCTCTGCTGAATCGCGTCACGTTAGAAGCAGGCTTGCTCGAGTCTGCTGTTGAGTCTTGCCAAGTTCCTAcagaaatagatattaataacCAACTAACTCAACAAGATACAATATAGACGTACCATCACAGCAAACAATAAGCCGTTTACTTGAACAACGGTTAATATCCAACATTGTACTATACACACTGATTAGATTTCTGTTGTGCACGATTAACAGGTTCAAATTTAGACCAGGAATCACAAAAGATATATTGCAGAGTAATGCCCATTTATCTCTAAACTCGCTTTCAGCTCCCCTCAGCCCCATGATCAATAAGAGGATCTAGACTTCGACTACATACTCCGCATGCGGCTGATGATGGCATTGACCCCTACGGATACGAGCATGTCATcgaatcatcatcatcaattcGAGATCCACGGTACCGGAAGCGATGAACCGCTCCTTTATTCAGTAAGGCTGGCTTGGCTCGTTTAGATAGGATCGAATCTTCAGCTGACATTTAACACAAACTTAAAGCTGGATAAAGCTGACGTGAGGATGCCTTAGCTGTAATATCAATGGTGGATAACCGATAAAGTTATGAAGTTTCTTGGTTTTGCAGCCACTTGGTTATTGATACGAGGGAATAAGATTAAGGCATAATAGGCGATCGCTTGAAATGGTTCATTGTAAAGCAGTAAAATTAAGGTCGGCGATCGTGGTGTGATAATAGTGGCGAATTTCAATGAAAGCTTTGACAATATCGGAGTCCTTGACAGTAAGCTCGAATTTTCACAACGCCGAACGAACAGCTATAGATGCAAGACCTGAGAATTCTATCGGGCAGTGGATCTTTTTCGGCATCGGGTCCTAGACTGCGAAAGACATGAGAGATAACTAGAAGCTTTGGCAAGTGCAAGTGTAGCATGGGCGCTTTTTGGGGATATGACCCTGCGATGGAATGAGCTCCTATAAGGAAGAATTAGAACCTCTGAATTATTCATGCAATGGATAAGGGGAGCGAATTGGTGCGAATAGAATAAACGTTCAATAACTTACCATACACACTCAACCAGTATGTTGCCCACTGATCAACACCCTACTCTGCTGGTCAGGTTTGGATGATAGAGGGGGTGACTTCGAGAAATCTATAGCTTTTGGGAAAGCCATCGTTAAGTTCGAATTCAACAGCACGACGAATTGCTAAGCCAGATATAGACCGAGATATCACTTGGCCAAAAGCAAGCTGCACAAATGCGCTTAAAATTGTCTACAGTAACTTGAGGCTGAAACATAAAGCCCGAGACCAATTTGCGAAGTTCCGTCTAGCAGGTCCGATATACTTCTCGAGTATTAGGGCTCTGCGATGCTGGCATCTTTAATATTGAGGAGGTAAAAAGTGGAGGCGCACGTCAAAGGTTTTCAAAAGTATTAGTGGCTACAGATATCTTCATCCGTTAAGAAGCCGTTCGGCATCGCTTATCGCCAGAGCTTTACAGGACACTAGATCATCTATATCAAACGCTCCACCAATCGACGATATCCACGGCCTCTGTTTCCGTGATGTACTTCACGAGTACGTCACTAAAATGCGACAGTTTGTCCATGTCAGGGAAGCAAATGAGCTAATAATGATAAACCCAAACTTTTACCAGATCGTCACATAATATCATGTTTCAACAAAGCTTCAACAATTAAGACTACTGTGTTTCGTTCGAAACAAGTCTCTATTGTCGTGATAGTCCAttccaagatgaagaatattaCAGCATCATCTCTTATCGCCATACTTTCCTTGGCGGCCATGGTCCTTTCTCAAGCTAGTGTTGATGACGACCTGCCGAACTGCGGATATGTTGTTTTTGTCTGCGCAAAAATGTTTAGCTCATATGATGCCTTTCATGAATGCGTTCGCGACGAACGAGGATGCACCTGGCGTGACTGAGTAGTTAGTTTTCCTACCCCACAGACTGCCTTTGTTCTATTGTTGATGCAGACTATCTTTCGTAGGGTGTTATGCCTATCTATCGTTGATCTGGTTAGTCAAGGACGACGACCGAGTGTTATATCACCTTTGATAGCCTCGCTGAAATTGACGGAAGACAGGAAGACAAGTAATGATGTGGTTTATGGCGGCTAAGAAGCAAGAAATCTCAATTTCAAATATTACGTGTGTTGGGATCCTGgattattatactactatGCATACAACCTTTGACCATCAATCATACACCGTCGTAGCCTGTCCACTTGGCTAGGCATATAATTGTAAAGGCCTTCGAGTAAGCACGTCCTTCGGACTAAAGGCGCAATGCGCAAATGACTTGAGGTCATCATCTCTGCCGAGCACATATCTCATCTCGGTTTCTGATCCAGACTCACCCGACCATTGTACTGTGTCATGGCTGCATCTATCAGTGTCACTCCCCACTTAACAAACATGATGCGCTGTTACCGTATTTTAGTGCAAATTAGTCCGACGTAGAATTATCACGCGGGCTGAGAAAGTCTGGTGATGCTTCAACCTTAGAAACTCCAGCAAATAGTTCGCAGTCCCTTGGTCTCAGGTTCAAGCCTGCCAGCCATTTCAATAGTAACCACTGTCGATACGAATGAGGAGACAAGCAAAGTGCGTGGGTCTAGTTTCTTTCTCCGCTCTATAGACAAGCAGCACTATGTCAATGcaattataattagattGCGCAATACCTAGGTTATTTTGTAATGGTGTCATAGGATAGGCGCCAAGAAATACTTGTTTTTGACTCGATAGCCATGGTCAGCCATTGTCCAAATATCAAACACATCTGGTGTATCTATTCTCTATACTCACCCCAAGACTACGGTAGCTACTCGTAGTACACCACAAATGTCATACAGCACTCTGCGCATTCCCCTTCTCCTGCGATTGACTCGAGTCCTTCTGCAATCCCCATTCACCCTCCTCGATTCGTTTCCCATAAAACTTCACCAACAGACCCACCGTAACCGGACCGATAATTGTGTTCAACAAGATCGCCCAAACACCGGTAATAAAGCCTTCCTCGCTCACGTATTCCGTGGAGTTGTAACCAATCTCAATAATCAAAAGACCAATTTCCCCACGCGCAACCATCGCAGAACCAAGTAATAGGGCTGATAACATTGACGCGTTATCTTTGGGCGTTTCAATTGGTACGTCCGGCCCGGAGGAGGACTCCTTAGATGTTTTGCCGGCTTTGGATTTGGTCCATGGCAGGTGTTTCCATACTGGGATCCATATTCCCACGACAAACTATACCAGTTAGCAATACCATCCAGTAAACGTGCGCAATAAACCTACCTTCGCGACAACCATCAAAAGCGTGAACAATATACCCCTCCAGATACGCTTCCCCGTCCACAGCTGCACAAACGGGATAGCGAATCCAATActagcaaagaaaagaggttcCATCAGATACGTCTGCACACCGAGTAGATAGGCCTCGAAGGTATGAACAAAAGTGGGACTTTTATCCTCATTTTGCTCCCCTTCTTCACGACTCATAACCACGAATGGGCCGTCGGGACGCTTGCTCGGTAAGTAGGATAGAAATGTCCCAGCGAGGAATGCACCAAAGAGGACCGATGTGCCCGTGTAAGCAGCGATAGAGATAAATGCGCATAGAACAAGTGTCATCAAAATGATGTTGGAGATATGGTCGTAGCGGGCAAAGTGGAACTCGATGTATTTGCGGAATATCGGGGCGAAGAGAAATTTTGTTACGATGGGCGTGACAATGGCCATTGCGACGGAGGCTACGATGGGACGACCTATTATCCAGCCGAGGTTGGCGTCGCTGTTGGAGAGTTTTCCTAGGTCGGAGATGATGCTGTTCATGTCTGGTAAGTATGTGCGGATTTTTAAATTTGGGTTACTGACCTGGAAAGCACAAGCCCAACTACATCGTCAATGACGGCTGCGCTCACGAGGACTGAGCCCACGCGGGTTTGAGCGAGATCTACCGTTTTCGAGGCTGACGAGATTACGGCGAATGTGGTACCTAGCCAGTTTGTTAGATCTCAGCCAAGTTAGGGTTTGGCGGCGGGAATTACCCAAAGAGGTAGCGGAAAGTGCCGCCCCGATGATGAACGTCTCGACCGCGCCTGATTGACGTTAGATCGTCTTTCGTTGGCAGTATAGAAAGCTAGAAAATACCATATCCATATC
This Aspergillus flavus chromosome 1, complete sequence DNA region includes the following protein-coding sequences:
- a CDS encoding glucan endo-1,3-beta-glucosidase eglC; its protein translation is MQLTHLLAFALSLATSEAAYKGFNYGATKSDGSVKSQSDFESEFSTAKNLVGTSGFTSARLYTMIQGGTTNSPISAIPAAIAENTSLLLGLWASGGGMDNELAALRSAISQYGDSFAKLVVGISVGSEDLYRASSEGEKVNAGIGIGPDDLVSFIKEVRSIISGTALSSVPIGHVDTWTAWTNGSNSAVIDAVDWLGFDGYPYFQSSMSNSISDAKALFDDSVAKTKAVAKGKEVWITETGWPVSGSTQNLGVASPANAKTYWDEVGCPLFDETNTWWYILQDANPTTPNPSFGVVGSTLSTTPLFDLSCSNSTRPSASASSSAAGSATPVGSAVPSSSAAVNPSSSGIVSSAAPSTTPGFTVGKGFRPSNSSAAAYYSSASASGSAYPKFTKTASGSSATSTSAGSSSDSSSTNSGKSSSDSSSTNSGASASSSSILATGGASSVSGSVFGALVAVFAFVATL
- a CDS encoding uncharacterized protein (uncharacterized alpha/beta hydrolase domain-domain containing protein) → MGLRGAESEFRDKWALLCNISFVIPGLNLNLLIVHNRNLISVYSTMLDINRCSSKRLIVCCDGTWQDSTADSSKPASNVTRFSRALSANAIVERNGQKHEIPQIVYYQKGVGTGLGDKYWGGVAGLGLSANVRAAYGFLVDNYNEGDKIYFFGFSRGAYTARAVAGLVCQWGLLTRRGMDNFPTVYEDFYHKKADDYTPEQRRALGFRDPLPQFTVEIIGVWDTVAFHQTWLGGWIGEKLEFRNTILSENVRYAFHALALDEERTAYQPTLWNLPQKSHGQELLQVWFSGVHTDVGGGGDDPRLSNITLAWMIAQCMKDGQLSFDIDGYLFDIPPRPLEIGVTPWATSLGKTGKWSFTRSLEGVLGGVSKRTPLAYKPVDSGITNETIHVSISDRNLAGAGKWPWPCSALKARKDPNSWLLTDGRVIVESPLLKMEDYMKGRIRTVHVDEQD
- a CDS encoding CPA2 familytransporter codes for the protein MAGGFLPYHEPGIVEILIIISFFFFLSLAEWVSAKVLRAGIIGQIAVGIIYGVPLANILESNWQQTFLALGYVGLILIIFEGGLGARLDLLKENLVVSTIGAATGVCFPIGLSYLLLYLGYGYGAVETFIIGAALSATSLGTTFAVISSASKTVDLAQTRVGSVLVSAAVIDDVVGLVLSSIISDLGKLSNSDANLGWIIGRPIVASVAMAIVTPIVTKFLFAPIFRKYIEFHFARYDHISNIILMTLVLCAFISIAAYTGTSVLFGAFLAGTFLSYLPSKRPDGPFVVMSREEGEQNEDKSPTFVHTFEAYLLGVQTYLMEPLFFASIGFAIPFVQLWTGKRIWRGILFTLLMVVAKFVVGIWIPVWKHLPWTKSKAGKTSKESSSGPDVPIETPKDNASMLSALLLGSAMVARGEIGLLIIEIGYNSTEYVSEEGFITGVWAILLNTIIGPVTVGLLVKFYGKRIEEGEWGLQKDSSQSQEKGNAQSAV